Below is a window of Sulfurimonas sp. DNA.
TTATAGGCTCTTATTTGTTAAAAATATTTTATTTATTTGATAACGAGGATAAAACATTATTGATAAGTAGTTTGGTATCTACAAAGTTATCCTTATTTGATGGCGTATTTAGCACCCATTCATCTATTTTTTGTTTATCAAATATCAAACGATTCTCTTTTTTATAATAGTGCTCGCCTTGAAGAAATTGAACATCTATCATTTTGTATATTTTGTCTTTTCCAAAGGTTAGATATAAACTTAACTCTTTTACGCTGAGCCATCTTTTTGAATTATTGCTTATGCAGTTATTTAACCTATTTAGTAGCTCATACATTTGCGGAATAAGTTTTAAACTTTCAAATTCTACCGTCATATTCCACCGCCTAAAAAACACATTCAAGCGGTTTGTCAATACCACGAGATTTTAATTCAATATGCACTAATTGATGTCTCTTTATCAATATTCCTAAATCTAAATCCGAGTTATTCATATCTTTTTCGAGTA
It encodes the following:
- a CDS encoding helix-turn-helix domain-containing protein, encoding MTVEFESLKLIPQMYELLNRLNNCISNNSKRWLSVKELSLYLTFGKDKIYKMIDVQFLQGEHYYKKENRLIFDKQKIDEWVLNTPSNKDNFVDTKLLINNVLSSLSNK